One Mycolicibacterium pulveris genomic region harbors:
- a CDS encoding putative glycolipid-binding domain-containing protein, with translation MSDAGTPSAWPAILTWRAHDVARMESVRVQLAGNRIKAYGRIVAAATSSHPAFSASYNLVTDEAGATNRLSLTVTLAERERQLSIARDEENMWLVQDHTGQSTRSAFDGALDVDVVYSPFFNALPIRRTGLHQRSDSITCPVVYVRLPEVSVDSAVISYSSAADGIKLHSPVADTTITVDAEGFPLDYPGLAERI, from the coding sequence GTGAGCGACGCAGGCACCCCGAGCGCATGGCCGGCGATTTTGACGTGGCGGGCGCACGATGTGGCTCGCATGGAATCGGTGCGGGTGCAGTTGGCAGGCAACCGGATCAAGGCCTACGGCCGGATCGTCGCCGCCGCGACGTCGTCGCACCCGGCGTTCTCGGCCTCCTACAACCTGGTCACCGACGAGGCAGGGGCCACCAACCGGCTCTCGCTGACCGTCACCCTCGCCGAGCGGGAACGCCAGCTGTCGATCGCCCGCGACGAAGAGAACATGTGGCTGGTGCAGGACCACACCGGCCAATCGACCCGCTCGGCGTTCGACGGCGCCCTCGACGTCGACGTGGTCTACAGCCCGTTCTTCAACGCCCTGCCCATCCGTCGCACCGGGCTGCACCAGCGCTCGGACTCGATCACCTGCCCGGTGGTCTACGTGCGGCTGCCGGAGGTGTCCGTGGACTCGGCGGTGATCAGCTACAGCAGCGCCGCCGACGGCATCAAGCTGCACTCACCGGTCGCCGACACCACGATCACCGTCGACGCCGAGGGCTTTCCCCTCGACTACCCAGGACTGGCAGAGCGGATCTGA
- a CDS encoding prephenate dehydrogenase has translation MTKTPVCVVGLGLIGGSVMRAAAAAGREVFGYNRSLESVSAARADGYDATDDIDEALLRAADRNALVVLAVPVPALPLMLGHVRELAAECPLTDVTSVKSAVLQEVRNFGLLERFVGGHPMAGTAHSGWDAGDARMFVDAPWVVSVDDHVQPGIWAEVTALALDCGAFVVPARSDEHDAAAATISHLPHLLAEALALTAGEVPLAFALAAGSFRDGTRVAATAPDLVRAMCEANADQLVPVLERSLELLNHARDALVAQRPLSDLIDAGHAARVRYDSFSRPEIVTIAVGEENWREELAAAGRAGGVIRSALPVLGSRGESPRRRR, from the coding sequence GTGACGAAGACGCCCGTTTGCGTGGTCGGCCTGGGATTGATCGGCGGCTCGGTGATGCGCGCCGCCGCGGCCGCCGGGCGGGAGGTCTTCGGCTACAACCGGTCCCTGGAGTCCGTTTCGGCGGCCAGGGCCGACGGGTACGACGCCACCGACGACATCGACGAGGCGCTGTTACGGGCCGCCGACCGCAACGCGCTGGTCGTGCTGGCCGTCCCGGTCCCGGCGCTGCCGCTGATGTTGGGGCACGTCCGCGAACTGGCTGCCGAGTGCCCGCTGACCGACGTCACCAGCGTGAAAAGCGCTGTGCTGCAAGAGGTCCGAAACTTCGGGCTGCTGGAACGCTTCGTCGGCGGACATCCGATGGCGGGCACCGCGCACTCCGGATGGGACGCGGGCGACGCCCGGATGTTCGTCGACGCGCCATGGGTGGTCAGCGTGGACGACCATGTCCAGCCCGGCATCTGGGCCGAGGTGACGGCGTTGGCGCTGGACTGCGGCGCGTTCGTCGTGCCCGCACGCTCCGACGAGCACGACGCCGCGGCCGCCACCATCTCGCATCTGCCCCACCTGCTCGCCGAGGCGCTGGCCCTCACCGCGGGCGAGGTTCCGCTGGCGTTCGCACTGGCCGCGGGGTCGTTTCGGGACGGTACCCGCGTCGCGGCCACCGCGCCCGATCTGGTGCGGGCGATGTGTGAGGCCAATGCCGATCAGCTCGTCCCGGTGCTTGAGCGCTCGCTTGAGCTGCTGAACCACGCGCGCGACGCGCTGGTGGCGCAGCGCCCGCTGAGCGATCTGATCGACGCAGGCCACGCCGCCCGCGTGCGCTACGACAGCTTCAGCCGACCCGAGATCGTCACGATCGCCGTCGGGGAGGAGAACTGGCGTGAGGAACTCGCCGCCGCGGGACGTGCGGGCGGGGTGATCAGATCCGCTCTGCCAGTCCTGGGTAGTCGAGGGGAAAGCCCTCGGCGTCGACGGTGA
- a CDS encoding tRNA adenosine deaminase-associated protein yields MGAQRAPAQEQPDMPDGFGVAVVREDGKWRCAPMRRAALTSLAAAETELREIRSAGAVFGLLDIDDEFFVIVRPAPAGTRLLLSDATAALDYDIAAEVLEELDADIGPEDLDEAEPFEEGDLGLLSDVGLPDAVLSVILDETDLYADEQLGRIAREMGFADELSKVLERLGR; encoded by the coding sequence ATGGGAGCACAGCGTGCGCCGGCGCAAGAGCAGCCCGACATGCCCGACGGCTTCGGGGTGGCGGTGGTGCGCGAGGACGGCAAGTGGCGTTGCGCACCGATGCGCCGTGCGGCATTGACGAGTTTGGCCGCTGCCGAAACCGAACTGCGCGAGATCCGCAGTGCCGGAGCGGTCTTCGGGTTGTTGGACATCGACGACGAGTTCTTCGTGATCGTGCGGCCCGCCCCGGCCGGCACCCGGCTGCTGTTGTCGGACGCGACCGCGGCGCTGGACTACGACATCGCCGCCGAGGTGTTGGAGGAACTGGACGCCGACATCGGGCCGGAGGACCTCGACGAGGCCGAACCGTTCGAGGAAGGCGACCTGGGCCTGCTGTCCGACGTCGGCCTGCCCGACGCGGTGCTCAGCGTGATCCTCGACGAGACCGACCTCTACGCCGACGAACAGCTGGGCCGGATCGCGCGGGAGATGGGGTTCGCCGATGAGCTGTCGAAGGTGCTCGAGCGCCTTGGCCGATAG
- a CDS encoding nucleoside deaminase, with product MRTDEQLIRDALDAARGAGPRDVPVGAVIVAADGTELARAANAREALGDPSAHAEILAMRAAAQALGGGWRLEGTTLAVTVEPCTMCAGALVMARVARLVFGAWEPKTGAVGSLWDVVRDRRLTHRPQVRGGVLAEECAAPLEEFFARQRSQ from the coding sequence ATGAGGACGGACGAGCAGCTCATCCGCGACGCGCTGGATGCCGCCCGCGGCGCCGGACCCCGCGATGTGCCGGTCGGCGCGGTGATCGTCGCGGCCGACGGCACCGAATTGGCGCGCGCGGCCAACGCCCGCGAGGCGCTGGGCGACCCCAGCGCGCACGCCGAGATCCTCGCGATGCGGGCGGCGGCCCAAGCGCTCGGCGGCGGGTGGCGGCTGGAAGGCACCACGCTGGCGGTCACCGTCGAACCCTGCACGATGTGCGCGGGGGCGTTGGTCATGGCGCGGGTGGCGCGGCTGGTGTTCGGGGCGTGGGAACCCAAGACCGGGGCGGTGGGCTCGCTGTGGGACGTGGTCCGCGACCGGCGGCTGACGCATCGGCCGCAGGTGCGCGGGGGTGTGCTGGCCGAGGAGTGTGCGGCGCCGCTGGAGGAGTTCTTCGCCAGGCAGCGATCGCAGTAG
- a CDS encoding PP2C family protein-serine/threonine phosphatase translates to MPRSGSSRPFSVLLVEDDRADAVLVEELVDDAAAAIELTWAKSIEQAEQEIAVHRPDCVLLDLDLPDADGIKALDQIAKCDVTVPIVVLTGLNDEHFGVSALAAGAQDYLVKGRVEPEALHRALLYAIERKRAELTAVELHASELRAMENARLERGLLPSPLLLDQPGVDIVAQYRPSRQHALLGGDFYDFIQTPDRTVHVMVGDVAGHGPDEAALGVALRIGWRALTFAGLRGNERMRQLERILTTERPGASIFATVLSVAIEPDGLGFDVVSAGHPGMLLHGADTVDWLEPACGPALGLNGYEWPLNRFELPDGHGLVLLTDGLFEGRSGRGRERLGEAGLLELARSYAKLPPAEFVGALIDDVERRAQSVGGISDDIAVVRVARTVM, encoded by the coding sequence ATGCCAAGAAGCGGTAGCAGCCGGCCGTTCTCGGTGCTGCTGGTCGAGGACGACCGCGCCGACGCGGTGCTGGTCGAGGAACTGGTCGACGACGCCGCCGCCGCCATCGAGCTGACCTGGGCCAAATCGATCGAGCAGGCCGAACAGGAAATCGCCGTGCACCGGCCCGACTGCGTGCTGCTCGACCTCGACCTGCCCGACGCCGACGGCATCAAGGCGCTGGACCAGATCGCCAAGTGCGACGTCACGGTGCCGATCGTCGTGCTGACCGGGCTGAACGACGAACACTTCGGGGTGTCGGCGCTGGCGGCCGGCGCCCAGGACTACCTGGTCAAGGGCCGCGTCGAACCCGAGGCGCTGCACCGCGCCCTGCTCTACGCGATCGAACGCAAACGCGCCGAGCTCACCGCCGTCGAGCTGCACGCCAGCGAACTGCGGGCGATGGAGAACGCCCGCCTGGAACGCGGGCTGCTGCCCTCGCCGCTGCTGCTGGACCAGCCCGGCGTCGACATCGTCGCGCAGTACCGGCCCAGCCGTCAGCACGCGCTGCTGGGCGGTGACTTCTACGACTTCATCCAGACGCCGGACCGCACCGTGCACGTCATGGTCGGCGACGTGGCGGGCCACGGCCCCGACGAGGCCGCGCTGGGCGTGGCGCTGCGGATCGGGTGGCGCGCGTTGACGTTCGCCGGGCTGCGCGGCAACGAGCGGATGCGCCAGCTCGAACGGATTCTGACCACCGAACGGCCCGGCGCCAGCATCTTCGCGACCGTGCTGTCGGTCGCGATCGAGCCCGACGGGCTGGGGTTCGACGTGGTGTCGGCCGGCCACCCCGGCATGTTGTTGCACGGAGCGGACACCGTCGACTGGCTCGAACCCGCGTGCGGGCCCGCGCTGGGCCTCAACGGCTACGAATGGCCGTTGAACCGGTTCGAGCTGCCCGACGGCCACGGGCTGGTGCTGCTCACCGACGGGCTCTTCGAGGGCCGCTCCGGGCGCGGCAGAGAGCGCCTCGGCGAGGCAGGCCTGCTCGAGCTGGCGCGGTCCTACGCGAAGCTGCCGCCCGCGGAGTTCGTCGGCGCGCTGATCGACGACGTGGAGCGGCGCGCGCAGTCCGTCGGCGGCATCAGCGACGACATCGCGGTCGTGCGGGTCGCCCGAACGGTGATGTGA
- a CDS encoding sensor histidine kinase, with protein MRWQPTVQGWQNLVLSILGIVVLAGAIGVVLLLDRTDDASRRLTAEIQPARIAAYQLQAALRDQETAVRGYAIAGDPRFLDPYYAGQNAEHAAAQEIRRYLGNRTELVADLDAVEHAAAAWRSSYAEPLITGVRPGAQNVPDAVLAERGKAQFDAIRGLFETQNQHLSQTREEAVEAIERMRTWRDTILVAVVAVIFATTIVLALLVRAAVTRPLDALARSCRVITSGNFDEKIVPRGPRDIRAIASDVEDMRQRIITELESTRSAQAQLAEQALDLQRSNAELEQFAYVASHDLQEPLRKVAAFCQLLEKRYRGKLDARGMEYIEFAVDGAKRMQVLINDLLAFSRVGRLNAASDEVDLGNTLDDALGNLSTVIEESGAQIERRGEPLPRVTGDPTLLTMLWQNLIGNAVKFQREGLTPHIVVDCEKGTHERDGTWLITVSDNGIGIPEEFVDKVFVIFQRLHGRDAYTGTGIGLALCKKIVEHHGGSIWIDTSFTGGARIRFTTPITADEPVAATTEGTTE; from the coding sequence ATGCGATGGCAGCCTACGGTTCAGGGCTGGCAAAACCTGGTGCTGTCAATTCTGGGCATCGTGGTGCTCGCCGGCGCGATCGGCGTCGTGCTGCTGCTGGACCGGACCGATGACGCCTCCCGCCGACTGACCGCCGAGATTCAGCCCGCCCGCATCGCGGCGTACCAGCTGCAGGCGGCGCTGCGGGATCAAGAGACCGCGGTGCGCGGATACGCGATCGCCGGCGACCCCCGGTTCCTCGACCCCTACTACGCCGGGCAGAACGCTGAACATGCTGCGGCACAAGAGATTCGCAGATATCTGGGTAACCGCACCGAGCTGGTCGCCGACCTCGACGCCGTCGAGCACGCCGCGGCGGCCTGGCGTTCGTCCTATGCCGAGCCGCTGATCACCGGCGTGCGACCCGGGGCGCAGAACGTGCCGGACGCCGTGCTGGCCGAGCGTGGCAAGGCACAGTTCGACGCGATTCGAGGGCTGTTCGAAACGCAGAACCAGCACCTGTCGCAGACCCGCGAGGAAGCCGTCGAGGCGATCGAGCGGATGCGGACATGGCGGGACACGATCCTGGTCGCCGTGGTGGCGGTGATCTTCGCGACGACGATCGTGCTGGCCCTGTTGGTGCGCGCGGCGGTCACCCGCCCGCTGGACGCGCTTGCGCGCTCGTGCCGGGTGATCACCAGCGGCAACTTCGACGAGAAGATCGTGCCGCGCGGCCCCAGGGACATTCGCGCCATCGCCTCCGATGTCGAAGACATGCGCCAGCGGATCATCACCGAACTGGAGAGCACCCGGTCGGCGCAGGCGCAGCTGGCAGAGCAGGCGCTGGATCTGCAACGGTCCAACGCCGAACTCGAGCAGTTCGCCTACGTCGCGTCCCATGACCTACAGGAGCCGCTGCGCAAGGTGGCCGCGTTCTGTCAGCTCTTGGAGAAGCGCTACCGAGGCAAGCTCGACGCGCGCGGCATGGAGTACATCGAGTTCGCTGTCGACGGCGCCAAGCGGATGCAGGTGTTGATCAACGATCTGCTCGCCTTCTCCCGGGTGGGCCGGCTCAACGCGGCTTCCGACGAGGTGGACTTGGGCAACACGTTGGACGACGCGCTCGGCAACCTGTCCACCGTCATCGAGGAGTCCGGCGCCCAGATCGAACGCCGCGGTGAGCCGCTCCCACGCGTCACCGGGGACCCGACACTGCTCACCATGTTGTGGCAGAACCTGATCGGCAACGCGGTGAAGTTTCAGCGTGAGGGGCTCACCCCCCACATCGTCGTCGACTGTGAGAAGGGCACCCACGAGCGCGACGGCACATGGCTGATCACGGTGTCCGACAACGGGATCGGTATCCCAGAGGAGTTCGTGGACAAGGTTTTCGTGATCTTTCAGCGCCTTCACGGCCGCGACGCCTACACCGGCACCGGCATCGGCCTCGCGTTGTGCAAGAAGATCGTCGAGCACCATGGTGGCAGCATCTGGATCGACACCTCCTTCACCGGCGGAGCGAGAATTCGCTTCACCACTCCCATCACCGCCGACGAGCCCGTCGCCGCCACCACGGAAGGAACCACCGAATGA
- a CDS encoding response regulator, producing MTTDEGRAIDVLLVEDDPGDELITREAFEHNKIKNTLHVARDGEEGLDFLHRRGAYQDAPRPDLILPDLNLPKYDGRQLLETVKSDPDPRHIPVVVLTTSAAEEDILRSYKLHANAYVTKPVDLDQFMKAVRQIDQFFVQVVRLPGR from the coding sequence ATGACGACCGACGAAGGTCGGGCCATCGACGTGCTGCTCGTCGAAGACGATCCGGGCGACGAACTGATCACCCGCGAAGCGTTCGAACACAACAAGATCAAAAACACCCTGCACGTCGCGCGCGACGGCGAGGAGGGGCTCGACTTCCTCCACCGACGCGGCGCCTATCAGGACGCGCCGCGACCGGACCTGATCCTGCCGGACTTGAACCTGCCCAAATACGACGGGCGCCAACTGCTTGAGACGGTCAAGTCCGACCCCGACCCCAGGCACATCCCGGTGGTCGTCCTGACCACATCCGCCGCGGAAGAGGACATCCTGCGCAGCTACAAGCTGCACGCCAACGCCTACGTCACCAAGCCGGTCGACCTCGATCAGTTCATGAAGGCGGTGCGCCAGATCGACCAGTTCTTCGTTCAGGTGGTCCGGTTGCCCGGCCGCTGA
- a CDS encoding ATP-binding protein — MDIDAQRRRVRPLRMRVPATADQLTDIRHRLFDWLEPLGVSSTVAADIVLAVNEACTNCIEHAYRGLKPGLIEVEAVVDHDSRGEQIAVCIADFGTWRSPPAEPTTRGRGLPIMSAISDGVDLERTSAGTTVRIAFALAGEVQRPGNRTT; from the coding sequence GTGGATATCGATGCGCAGCGCCGACGGGTGCGTCCACTGCGGATGAGGGTGCCGGCGACCGCGGATCAACTGACCGACATCCGGCACCGCCTGTTCGACTGGCTCGAACCGCTCGGGGTGTCCAGCACCGTCGCCGCCGACATCGTGCTCGCCGTCAACGAAGCCTGCACCAACTGCATCGAACACGCCTATCGCGGTCTCAAACCCGGCCTGATCGAGGTCGAGGCGGTCGTGGACCATGATTCCCGCGGTGAGCAGATCGCGGTCTGCATCGCCGACTTCGGGACGTGGCGCTCCCCGCCCGCCGAGCCGACCACCAGGGGCCGCGGGCTGCCGATCATGTCCGCGATCAGCGACGGCGTTGACCTCGAACGCACGTCGGCGGGCACCACCGTGCGCATCGCCTTCGCGCTGGCCGGGGAGGTTCAGCGGCCGGGCAACCGGACCACCTGA
- a CDS encoding DUF732 domain-containing protein, translated as MKLAIAAVATAGATAAAVVAPTANADVVAYLVNVHVRPGYNFPNAEAAIGYGNSICDRVAAQMGYAELVDQVKADFHTTDYYQGAYLINQAVNELCPAQIWQLRQSAAGYTLPA; from the coding sequence ATGAAGCTCGCCATCGCCGCCGTCGCCACCGCGGGAGCCACCGCCGCGGCGGTCGTCGCGCCCACCGCCAACGCCGACGTCGTCGCCTATCTCGTCAACGTGCACGTGCGGCCGGGTTACAACTTCCCCAACGCCGAAGCCGCGATCGGGTACGGCAACAGCATCTGCGACCGGGTCGCCGCCCAGATGGGCTACGCGGAACTGGTCGACCAGGTCAAGGCCGACTTTCACACGACGGACTACTACCAGGGCGCCTACCTGATCAACCAGGCGGTCAACGAACTGTGCCCCGCGCAGATCTGGCAGCTGCGCCAGTCCGCGGCCGGCTACACCCTGCCCGCATAA
- a CDS encoding lipoprotein LpqH, whose translation MKVGYLVAVSGAALVIAGLSGCGSGDNKSETTGETSTAAAAEGKTTVTIDGQDQEVQGTVVCSSMGGNTNIAIGDATTGIGAVVSEGDSPTVQSVGLGNVNGVTLGYQSGTGQGEANVEKDGDTYKITGTATGVDMANPLQPVNKPFEIEVTCP comes from the coding sequence GTGAAGGTTGGGTACCTGGTTGCCGTCAGTGGCGCGGCGCTTGTCATCGCGGGGCTTTCCGGCTGTGGTTCGGGCGACAACAAGTCCGAGACCACGGGTGAGACGTCGACCGCCGCGGCGGCCGAGGGCAAGACGACCGTCACCATCGACGGCCAGGACCAAGAGGTCCAGGGCACCGTCGTGTGCAGTTCGATGGGCGGCAACACCAACATCGCGATCGGTGATGCGACCACCGGCATCGGCGCGGTGGTCAGCGAAGGCGATTCGCCGACGGTTCAGTCGGTGGGGCTGGGCAACGTCAACGGTGTGACGCTCGGTTACCAGTCGGGCACCGGCCAGGGTGAAGCCAACGTCGAAAAGGACGGCGACACCTACAAGATCACCGGTACCGCCACGGGTGTGGACATGGCCAACCCGCTGCAGCCGGTGAACAAGCCGTTCGAGATCGAGGTCACCTGCCCGTAG
- a CDS encoding lipoprotein LpqH, with protein MWLAGAALLLAGCSSNPPEYEPGPGELVAGTAEVAVNGQQPETTTAVQCSSTGPLTTITTGDQTSGVTVMVSNENELTAESVNINDVGGFTGSYNAGLGDAAEVNMTGRTYDITGTADGFETANPSFRVSGTFDIKVSC; from the coding sequence CTGTGGCTTGCCGGCGCGGCCCTGCTGCTCGCCGGATGTTCCTCGAACCCGCCGGAGTATGAGCCCGGACCGGGTGAATTGGTCGCGGGCACAGCCGAGGTCGCGGTGAACGGCCAGCAGCCCGAAACCACCACCGCCGTGCAGTGCTCCTCGACCGGACCGTTGACCACGATCACCACCGGCGACCAGACGTCGGGCGTCACGGTGATGGTCTCCAACGAAAACGAGCTCACGGCCGAGAGCGTGAACATCAACGATGTCGGCGGCTTCACCGGCAGCTACAACGCCGGGCTCGGCGATGCCGCCGAGGTCAACATGACCGGGCGCACCTACGACATCACCGGGACCGCCGACGGCTTCGAGACCGCCAACCCCAGTTTCCGGGTATCCGGGACGTTCGACATCAAGGTGTCCTGTTAG
- the tgt gene encoding tRNA guanosine(34) transglycosylase Tgt, which translates to MIAPNTARPSDSSAPFFTVEAELPGRLGRAGTIRTPHGDIHTPAFIPVGTQATVKAVLPEAMRELGAQAILANAYHLYLQPGPDIVAEAGGLGAFMNWPGPTFTDSGGFQVLSLGAGFRKVLAMDTERVQADDIIAEGKERLAAVDDDGVTFRSHLDGSTHRFTPEVSIGIQHRLGADIIFAFDELTTLVNTRGYQEQSVRRTHAWALRCLAEHRRLADAAAADKPRQALFGVVQGAQYEDLRRQAARGLAELDFDGFGIGGALEKQNLATIVGWVCSELPADKPRHMLGISEPDDLFAAVAAGADTFDCVSPSRVARNAAVYSATGRYNITNARYRRDFNPIDAECGCYTCAHYTRAYLHHLFKAKELLSATLCTIHNERFIVRLVDQIRAAIRAGEFDELRAHVLGRYYARSSAQRDERAEKCE; encoded by the coding sequence GTGATCGCGCCGAATACTGCCCGTCCGAGCGACTCGTCGGCGCCCTTCTTCACCGTCGAGGCCGAACTGCCGGGGCGGCTGGGCCGCGCGGGAACGATCCGCACCCCGCACGGCGACATCCACACCCCGGCGTTCATCCCCGTCGGCACCCAGGCCACGGTCAAGGCGGTGCTGCCCGAAGCCATGAGAGAGCTGGGGGCGCAGGCCATCCTGGCCAACGCCTACCACCTGTACCTGCAGCCGGGCCCCGACATCGTCGCCGAAGCGGGCGGGCTGGGCGCGTTCATGAACTGGCCGGGCCCGACGTTCACCGACAGCGGCGGGTTCCAGGTGCTCTCGCTGGGCGCCGGGTTCCGCAAGGTGCTCGCGATGGACACCGAACGGGTGCAGGCCGACGACATCATCGCCGAGGGCAAGGAGCGGCTGGCCGCCGTCGACGACGACGGTGTGACGTTCCGGTCGCATCTGGACGGGTCCACCCACCGGTTCACCCCCGAGGTGTCGATCGGGATTCAGCACCGGCTGGGCGCCGACATCATCTTCGCGTTCGACGAGCTGACCACGCTGGTCAACACCCGCGGCTACCAGGAGCAGTCGGTGCGGCGCACGCATGCGTGGGCGCTGCGGTGCCTGGCCGAGCACCGCAGGCTGGCCGACGCGGCCGCTGCGGACAAGCCGCGGCAGGCGTTGTTCGGCGTCGTGCAGGGTGCGCAGTACGAGGATCTGCGGCGTCAGGCCGCGCGTGGGCTCGCGGAGCTCGACTTCGACGGGTTCGGCATCGGCGGGGCGTTGGAGAAGCAGAACCTGGCCACCATCGTCGGCTGGGTGTGCAGCGAGCTGCCCGCCGACAAACCCCGCCACATGCTGGGCATCAGCGAGCCCGACGATTTGTTCGCCGCCGTCGCCGCGGGCGCGGACACCTTCGACTGCGTGTCGCCGTCGCGGGTGGCGCGCAACGCCGCGGTGTACTCGGCCACCGGCCGCTACAACATCACCAACGCCCGCTACCGCCGCGACTTCAACCCGATCGACGCCGAGTGCGGCTGCTACACCTGCGCGCACTACACCAGGGCGTATCTGCATCACCTGTTCAAGGCCAAGGAGCTGCTGTCGGCGACGTTGTGCACCATCCACAACGAGCGGTTCATCGTGCGGCTCGTCGACCAGATCCGCGCGGCGATCCGGGCGGGGGAGTTCGACGAGCTGCGCGCCCACGTCCTCGGCCGCTACTACGCGCGTTCTTCCGCCCAAAGGGACGAACGGGCGGAAAAGTGCGAGTAA